The following are encoded in a window of Rosa chinensis cultivar Old Blush chromosome 4, RchiOBHm-V2, whole genome shotgun sequence genomic DNA:
- the LOC112197948 gene encoding transcription factor HHO3: MLIESTEEMQGSKMSLYVKALEEERQKIQVFQRELPLCLELVTQAIERCKQELSDNSIEYRHGQSECSEQTSSEGHVFEEFIPLKRSSCSDSDNDEELEESDHQQIKIDDKDKSNSGDKKKSDWLRSVQLWNTTPDLPRKEELPRKALVVEVKRNGGAFQPFQREKGIGKTNGAVAKSPASAPATSSTADTVSGGSGGGNSKKEDKEGQRKQRRNWSPELHRRFLHALQQLGGSHTATPKQIRELMKVDGLTNDEVKSHLQKYRLHTRRPTPTIHNNNNNNNSNAQAPQFVVVGGIWVPPQDYNAAVAAANTASGEAARVVAAANGIYAPVASTPSTVTQVSPSAMHRPRPKKPEPSSHSEERASHSGEGRGHSNSTATSPSSTHTPASPPVC; the protein is encoded by the exons ATGCTAATAGAGTCTACAGAGGAAATGCAGGGTTCAAAGATGAGTTTGTATGTGAAAGCCTTGGAGGAAGAGAGGCAAAAGATTCAAGTTTTCCAAAGAGAGCTGCCTCTCTGCTTGGAGCTTGTCACTCAAG CTATTGAGAGGTGTAAGCAGGAGCTGTCGGATAATAGCATAGAGTACAGGCATGGGCAATCCGAGTGTTCGGAGCAGACTTCAAGTGAGGGACATGTGTTTGAGGAGTTTATACCATTGAAAAGGAGTTCATGCTCTGATAGTGATAATGATGAGGAGCTAGAAGAGTCTGATCATCAGCAGATTAAGATTGATGACAAGGATAAGAGTAACAGTGGTGACAAGAAGAAATCAGACTGGCTTAGATCTGTTCAGCTTTGGAATACGACCCCAGATTTACCCCGGAAAGAG GAATTGCCTAGAAAGGCTTTAGTGGTGGAGGTTAAGAGAAATGGGGGTGCTTTTCAGCCTTTCCAAAGGGAGAAAGGCATTGGGAAGACTAATGGGGCAGTGGCGAAGTCGCCTGCTTCCGCTCCGGCCACTAGCTCAACTGCTGACACCGTCAGCGGTGGCAGCGGCGGTGGAAACAGCAAGAAGGAAGATAAGGAGGGGCAGAGGAAACAGAGGCGGAACTGGTCGCCGGAGTTGCATCGCCggttcttgcatgcccttcagCAGCTTGGTGGCTCGCATA CTGCTACACCTAAGCAAATTAGAGAGCTAATGAAGGTTGATGGGCTTACTAATGATGAAGTCAAAAGCCATTTACAG AAATATCGTCTACACACTCGAAGGCCAACTCCAACAATccataacaacaacaacaacaacaacagcaacGCACAAGCTCCACAATTTGTGGTTGTGGGAGGCATTTGGGTGCCACCCCAAGACTACAATGCAGCAGTCGCAGCTGCAAACACAGCTTCAGGCGAAGCAGCCAGGGTTGTTGCTGCAGCCAATGGAATATATGCACCAGTGGCTTCAACACCTTCTACTGTCACACAGGTGTCACCATCAGCAATGCATAGACCGCGACCAAAGAAACCAGAGCCCTCTTCTCATTCGGAAGAAAGAGCCAGCCATAGCGGTGAAGGTCGCGGTCACTCCAACTCCACGGCTACATCACCCTCCTCCACTCACACCCCTGCCTCCCCTCCTGTGTGTTAA